In one Burkholderiales bacterium GJ-E10 genomic region, the following are encoded:
- a CDS encoding peptide deformylase codes for MAILTILEYPDRRLHKVARPVTAFDDRLHKLLADMTETMYAANGVGLAATQVDVHERVVLLDLSETRSDLRVFVNPTLTWTSSETAEGEEGCLSVPGVFDKVTRPAKVRVRAQDAHGNEFELECEDRLAVAIQHEIDHLDGKVFVEKLSLLKQARARAKLRKRQMEQQRERQRGTRREPASL; via the coding sequence ATGGCGATCTTGACGATATTGGAATATCCGGACCGGCGCCTGCACAAGGTGGCGCGGCCGGTGACGGCGTTCGACGACCGTCTGCACAAACTGCTCGCGGACATGACCGAGACGATGTACGCCGCCAACGGCGTCGGCCTGGCGGCGACGCAGGTCGATGTGCACGAGCGGGTGGTGCTCCTCGATCTCTCGGAGACGCGGAGCGATCTGCGCGTGTTCGTCAATCCAACGCTGACCTGGACCTCTTCCGAAACCGCCGAAGGCGAGGAGGGTTGCCTGTCCGTTCCCGGCGTGTTCGACAAGGTGACCCGGCCTGCCAAGGTACGCGTGCGCGCCCAGGACGCGCATGGCAACGAATTCGAACTCGAATGCGAAGATCGGCTCGCGGTGGCGATCCAGCACGAGATCGATCATCTCGACGGCAAGGTGTTCGTGGAAAAACTGTCGCTGCTCAAGCAGGCGCGGGCGCGCGCCAAGCTGCGCAAGCGGCAAATGGAGCAACAGCGGGAGCGACAGCGCGGCACCCGGCGCGAGCCGGCGAGTCTGTGA
- a CDS encoding LysM domain-containing protein (Precursor) — protein MSPEDCPRNARCGQPVPARESTLPAFRAHARARTQSGRAASILRATVVAALLPCALAAWAAPRSETVTPGQRAIADQVARTGVPLSALAPDAPDRHVVQRGDTLWALASRYLRSPWRWPELWGMNRNQIRNPHWIYPGQVLVLVKSNGRARLTLEGAAGADQAGIASTGSAGRGSVFEIVRLRPRVRDLGPTSAKPISSIPNNLIEPFLSQRRVVSASELDKFPEVIATQDDRLYLGANDFFYARGIRKDAAQTYHVFGVAEPMYEPDDVAHKKPIAYEARYLGTAQVIQPGPISKLRILDSVREIGAGDRLVPIERQDLIAYVPRRPEKPVHGRIVAVYGGVTSVGADSVVAIDRGARDGLEIGDVLTVLQPGATIVDQTTSDGEHVRLPDVHAGRMFVFRVFDGISYALLMTATNPVRVGDYFQQPGDTESTADMAAAR, from the coding sequence ATGAGTCCCGAAGATTGCCCGCGCAATGCGCGCTGCGGCCAACCCGTCCCCGCCCGCGAGTCTACCCTGCCGGCGTTCCGTGCCCACGCGCGGGCCCGCACGCAATCGGGGAGGGCGGCTTCGATCCTGCGGGCGACCGTGGTCGCTGCCCTGTTGCCGTGCGCGCTCGCCGCCTGGGCCGCGCCGCGGTCCGAGACGGTCACGCCCGGCCAGCGCGCCATCGCGGATCAGGTCGCGCGCACCGGGGTGCCGCTTTCGGCGCTCGCGCCCGATGCGCCCGACCGTCATGTCGTCCAGCGCGGCGACACCCTGTGGGCCCTGGCCTCGCGCTACCTCCGCTCCCCCTGGCGCTGGCCGGAGTTGTGGGGGATGAATCGCAATCAGATCCGCAATCCCCACTGGATCTATCCGGGCCAGGTCCTGGTGCTGGTGAAGTCGAACGGCCGCGCGCGGCTGACCCTGGAAGGGGCGGCGGGCGCCGATCAAGCCGGGATCGCATCGACGGGTTCGGCCGGTCGTGGCTCGGTGTTTGAAATCGTGAGGCTGCGCCCGCGCGTCCGGGATCTCGGCCCGACCTCGGCCAAGCCGATTTCGAGCATTCCCAACAACCTGATCGAGCCGTTTCTTTCGCAACGCAGGGTTGTGAGCGCGTCGGAACTCGACAAGTTCCCCGAAGTCATCGCCACGCAGGACGACCGACTGTATCTCGGCGCGAACGATTTCTTCTACGCCCGCGGCATCCGCAAGGACGCGGCGCAGACCTACCACGTGTTCGGCGTGGCCGAGCCGATGTACGAGCCCGATGACGTTGCCCACAAGAAACCCATCGCCTACGAGGCGCGCTATCTGGGCACGGCGCAGGTGATCCAGCCGGGGCCGATCTCGAAGCTGCGGATCCTCGATAGCGTCCGCGAGATCGGCGCGGGCGACCGCCTGGTTCCGATCGAGCGTCAGGATCTCATCGCGTACGTTCCCCGGCGTCCCGAAAAGCCGGTGCATGGACGGATCGTCGCCGTCTACGGCGGCGTGACCAGCGTCGGCGCGGACAGCGTGGTGGCGATCGATCGGGGCGCGCGGGACGGATTGGAGATCGGCGATGTCCTGACCGTTCTGCAGCCCGGCGCGACCATCGTCGACCAGACCACTTCCGATGGGGAGCATGTGCGTCTTCCCGATGTCCACGCCGGGCGCATGTTCGTGTTCCGGGTGTTCGACGGGATCTCCTATGCGTTGCTCATGACTGCCACCAATCCGGTGCGCGTCGGCGATTATTTCCAGCAGCCCGGCGACACGGAGTCGACGGCGGACATGGCGGCGGCGCGGTAA
- a CDS encoding ribosomal RNA small subunit methyltransferase B, translating to MEPTPVDSPPANPDAPAAASPPLGRVLMLAAQAWSGFQAGQSLDRALDAALESSRGASAALAGALRDVTTTAVRRFAVTEFLLTRLAHRPPDPEVRALFAVSVAQLLAGAYPDFTLVDQAVRAARARETTAAAAGFLNALLREFLRRREELVREAEQDPARHGNVPPWWLARLHREYGARRTQEILAAQNEEPPLVLRVNVRRTTVAAYLDRLAAEGLAASRAGESAVWLHRALPVERIPGFSEGWVSVQDAGAQLAAPLLGVAPGMRVLDACAAPGGKTAHLLELGDCSVDAVERDPERARRIDANIQRLALAGPQARVLVADARNPGRFWDGRPYDRILLDAPCTASGIVRRHPDIVWLRRPGDVAKLATQQAKLLDALWPLLARTGRLLYAVCSIFPEEGRQQSSSFVERHPDARIVPLRQGEPGGWQLLPRSAQAAPMEFDTSKQPVFQDGFFYALLEKV from the coding sequence ATGGAACCGACCCCGGTGGACAGCCCACCGGCCAACCCGGACGCCCCCGCCGCAGCCAGCCCTCCGCTCGGCCGCGTGCTGATGCTCGCGGCCCAGGCGTGGTCCGGCTTTCAGGCTGGACAGTCCTTGGACCGGGCGCTGGATGCGGCGCTGGAATCGAGCCGGGGCGCCTCTGCCGCGCTGGCCGGCGCGCTGCGCGACGTTACGACCACGGCGGTCCGCCGGTTCGCGGTCACGGAATTCCTCCTGACCAGGCTTGCGCACCGCCCGCCTGACCCGGAGGTGCGCGCCCTGTTCGCCGTTTCGGTGGCGCAGCTGCTGGCCGGCGCCTATCCCGACTTCACCCTGGTCGACCAGGCTGTGCGCGCGGCGCGCGCACGCGAGACCACCGCGGCGGCCGCGGGATTCCTGAATGCGCTCCTGCGCGAGTTTCTGCGCCGCCGGGAAGAGCTCGTGCGGGAGGCCGAGCAGGATCCGGCGCGGCACGGCAATGTGCCGCCCTGGTGGCTGGCTCGGCTGCACCGGGAATACGGCGCGCGCCGGACGCAGGAAATTCTCGCCGCGCAGAATGAAGAACCGCCATTGGTCCTGCGCGTCAACGTGCGCAGGACCACGGTTGCCGCCTACCTCGACCGCCTGGCGGCGGAGGGGCTCGCGGCAAGCCGGGCCGGCGAATCGGCGGTGTGGCTGCATCGTGCGCTGCCGGTGGAGCGCATCCCGGGGTTCTCCGAAGGTTGGGTTTCGGTGCAGGATGCGGGCGCCCAGCTCGCGGCGCCCCTGCTCGGGGTCGCGCCGGGCATGCGGGTGCTGGACGCCTGCGCCGCACCCGGCGGCAAGACCGCGCACCTGCTCGAGCTTGGTGATTGCTCGGTCGACGCCGTCGAGCGCGACCCCGAACGCGCGCGCCGGATCGACGCCAACATCCAGCGACTGGCGTTGGCCGGGCCGCAGGCCCGCGTGCTGGTGGCCGACGCACGGAATCCGGGGCGGTTCTGGGACGGTCGGCCATACGACCGCATCCTGCTCGACGCCCCCTGCACCGCCTCGGGGATCGTGCGCCGCCACCCCGACATCGTATGGTTGCGACGGCCGGGGGATGTTGCGAAATTGGCAACGCAGCAGGCCAAATTGCTGGATGCCTTGTGGCCCCTCCTCGCGCGGACTGGTAGATTGCTCTACGCAGTTTGTTCCATATTCCCGGAAGAGGGGCGGCAGCAGAGTTCGTCGTTTGTCGAGCGCCATCCCGACGCCCGGATCGTTCCGTTGCGGCAGGGCGAGCCCGGCGGATGGCAGTTGCTGCCCCGTAGCGCACAGGCCGCACCGATGGAATTCGATACCAGCAAACAACCCGTATTCCAGGACGGTTTCTTCTATGCGCTGCTGGAAAAGGTTTGA
- a CDS encoding methionyl-tRNA formyltransferase: MRIAYAGTPAFAATGLAALLDAGFDVGLVLSQPDRPAGRGQRLQASPVKVLASERGIPVCTPSSLRPDRGGEDAAIARDRLRAFAPDVLVVAAYGLLLPEDVLQLPQGIPAGTQRVTAVNIHASLLPRWRGAAPVVRAIEAGDIRTGITIMQMDTGLDTGPMLRWESVDIPPDISAGTLTERLAELGGRLVVETLRALGRGEVRPQVQPAEGVTYAAKVRKSEAWLDWREPASRLAARVRAFDPFPGACGGIAGQTVKFWLAHPVDQPTGAALPPPGTVLAADSAGLVVATGDGALRITRLQRPGGRRIDAREFFAAVPLAVGTILAPAPTPGPDGAEGSH, from the coding sequence ATGCGGATCGCCTATGCGGGCACCCCGGCATTCGCCGCGACGGGGCTCGCGGCGCTGCTCGACGCCGGTTTCGATGTCGGCCTGGTTCTGTCCCAGCCGGACCGCCCCGCGGGCCGCGGACAACGATTGCAGGCCAGTCCGGTCAAGGTCCTCGCCTCGGAGCGGGGCATCCCGGTCTGCACGCCGTCGAGCCTGCGCCCCGACCGCGGCGGCGAGGATGCGGCGATCGCCCGCGACCGATTGCGGGCGTTTGCCCCCGACGTGCTGGTCGTGGCCGCCTACGGACTGCTGCTGCCGGAGGATGTCCTGCAGTTGCCGCAGGGGATTCCCGCAGGAACCCAGCGGGTGACCGCGGTGAACATCCACGCCTCGCTGCTGCCGCGCTGGCGGGGCGCCGCGCCGGTGGTGCGCGCAATCGAAGCGGGTGACATCCGCACCGGCATCACCATCATGCAGATGGACACCGGCCTGGACACCGGGCCGATGCTGCGCTGGGAATCGGTGGACATCCCGCCCGACATCTCGGCCGGCACGCTCACGGAGCGGCTGGCGGAGCTGGGAGGACGACTGGTGGTGGAAACCCTGCGCGCGCTTGGGCGCGGGGAAGTCCGGCCGCAAGTGCAGCCGGCGGAGGGCGTCACCTATGCCGCCAAGGTCCGCAAGAGCGAAGCATGGCTTGATTGGCGGGAACCCGCCTCCCGCCTGGCGGCGCGCGTCCGGGCCTTCGACCCCTTTCCCGGCGCGTGCGGCGGCATCGCCGGACAGACCGTCAAGTTCTGGCTCGCACACCCGGTTGACCAGCCGACCGGCGCGGCGCTTCCGCCCCCCGGCACGGTGCTCGCCGCGGACTCCGCGGGGCTGGTGGTGGCGACGGGCGACGGCGCGCTCCGCATCACCCGGCTCCAGCGCCCCGGCGGCCGGCGAATCGACGCGCGGGAGTTTTTCGCCGCAGTTCCGCTCGCGGTCGGAACGATACTGGCCCCGGCGCCCACGCCGGGCCCGGACGGCGCGGAGGGATCGCATTGA
- a CDS encoding DNA-binding response regulator: MTQAKQVMANILVVDDEVGIRELLSEILSDEGHVVVTAENAARARIHREQTPPDLVLLDIWMPDTDGVTLLKEWVAAGQLHAPVIMMSGHATLETAVEATRLGALDFLEKPITLSRLLSAVRDGLRHGQQRREPARPAGAAGGGSVPEPSDPGMNGAAPAPFPDAPPAESEAAALGINLDQPLRDARDQFERIYFEHLLVKENYSMTRVADRAGLERTHLYRKLKQLGVELGRGARRAERYDGPAAEAEI; encoded by the coding sequence TTGACGCAAGCGAAGCAGGTCATGGCAAACATACTGGTTGTCGACGACGAAGTCGGAATTCGGGAATTGCTGTCGGAGATCCTCTCGGATGAGGGGCATGTCGTAGTGACAGCGGAGAATGCCGCGCGCGCGCGGATCCATCGGGAACAAACACCTCCCGATCTGGTGTTGCTCGATATCTGGATGCCGGACACCGACGGCGTCACCTTGCTCAAGGAGTGGGTGGCCGCAGGGCAATTGCACGCCCCGGTCATCATGATGTCGGGACATGCCACGCTCGAGACCGCGGTCGAGGCGACCCGCCTGGGCGCGCTCGATTTCCTGGAAAAACCGATCACGCTCTCCCGCTTGTTGAGCGCGGTCCGCGACGGCTTGCGCCACGGCCAGCAGCGGCGGGAGCCTGCGCGCCCTGCGGGCGCCGCCGGCGGCGGGAGCGTTCCGGAACCAAGCGACCCGGGGATGAACGGCGCCGCGCCGGCCCCGTTTCCGGACGCGCCGCCGGCCGAGAGCGAGGCTGCCGCCCTGGGCATCAACCTCGATCAACCCTTGCGCGATGCCCGCGACCAGTTCGAGCGCATCTACTTCGAGCATCTCCTGGTCAAGGAAAACTACAGCATGACCCGCGTCGCCGACCGGGCCGGGCTGGAGCGCACCCACCTGTACCGCAAGCTCAAGCAGTTGGGCGTGGAGCTGGGCCGGGGCGCGCGGCGTGCCGAGCGCTATGACGGACCGGCTGCGGAAGCCGAAATCTAG
- a CDS encoding putative two-component sensor kinase produces MSRVLRYSLIGALALAGVLLFILMSASANSRAFERDYPILLAANGALAFVLFTVVTGLAVRLLQRVRARVFGARLMARFAIAFALMGVLPGVLVYVVSSQFLLRSIESWFNVKVEGALESGFALGRAVLAAQREELNAKARTMAQELADTPASEQGAALVRLRERAGADQALIVRAGGQVVWASTARKFQLAYFLPSASALRSALATGGYAAIEGDELSTEPGRGLRVRVIVPIPGNPFESSEPAGSDGSGASYRFAPTAHAQGRLRPSVGMGSIQLDEPYLLELVQAVPPTIAANAQALQTGYGDYQERSLARLGLQRIYRLTLTLTLLLAVFAAIAAGMMLAGAMTAPLVELAAGTKAVAEGDFRPVREFRGNDELNLLPQSFNAMTRQLEEARNAVETRSRQLEAARAYLERLLANLSAGVIVLDQDFAIVTANYGAARILGTSLASRVGRSLHDEMPQLAKDVSRAFHDQALAATPKDSWQQQMHVPRVGGDIGAEPLALLARGSRLPLEDGLGYVVVFDDITQVISAQRAVAWGEVARRLAHEIKNPLTPIQLAAERLRMKLAPVLPQEHCAVLDRGTTTIVNQVAAMKHMVDEFRDYARLPAARLAPLDLNALVEEVGSMYGAETAAEAKNGGGAPSAAGDGGKAIPRVTLHLNPEVPLVEADAEQLRQVIHNLIGNAIESIAGAAESDRLGRERPGMVAVRTEVVRATPPGRSGPGAGRPAVRLSIEDNGPGFPTNILRRAFEPYVTTKPHGTGLGLALVKKIIDEHGGTIEIVNRDRGGAAVTVLLHRLSEPAAADAV; encoded by the coding sequence ATGTCCCGTGTTCTTCGGTACTCCCTCATCGGGGCCCTCGCCCTGGCCGGGGTGCTGCTGTTCATCCTGATGTCGGCAAGCGCCAATTCGCGCGCATTCGAGCGGGACTATCCCATCCTCCTGGCTGCGAACGGGGCACTCGCCTTCGTCCTGTTCACGGTCGTCACGGGGCTGGCGGTGCGCCTGTTGCAGCGCGTGCGCGCGCGGGTGTTCGGCGCACGCCTGATGGCCCGGTTTGCCATCGCATTCGCGCTGATGGGCGTGCTTCCGGGCGTGCTCGTCTATGTGGTGTCTTCCCAGTTCCTGCTGCGCTCGATCGAGTCGTGGTTCAACGTCAAGGTGGAGGGAGCGCTCGAATCGGGGTTCGCGCTCGGGCGCGCCGTACTGGCGGCGCAGCGGGAGGAACTCAACGCCAAGGCGCGCACGATGGCGCAGGAACTGGCCGACACGCCGGCGTCGGAGCAAGGCGCCGCGCTGGTCCGCCTGCGCGAACGGGCAGGGGCCGACCAGGCGCTGATCGTCCGGGCCGGCGGCCAGGTGGTCTGGGCCAGCACCGCCCGCAAATTCCAGCTCGCATACTTCCTTCCCTCGGCAAGCGCCTTGCGCAGCGCCCTCGCTACCGGGGGATACGCCGCGATCGAAGGCGATGAACTGTCGACCGAACCCGGTCGCGGCCTGCGGGTCCGCGTCATCGTGCCGATCCCCGGCAACCCGTTCGAATCGAGCGAACCGGCCGGCTCGGACGGGTCGGGGGCCTCCTACCGGTTCGCGCCGACCGCACATGCGCAGGGTCGATTACGGCCGTCCGTGGGAATGGGCTCGATCCAGCTCGACGAACCGTACCTGCTGGAGCTCGTCCAGGCCGTCCCGCCGACGATCGCGGCGAACGCGCAAGCGCTGCAGACCGGCTATGGCGACTACCAGGAGCGCTCGCTGGCGCGCCTCGGCCTGCAGCGGATCTATCGCCTGACGCTGACGCTCACCCTGTTGCTGGCGGTGTTCGCCGCGATTGCCGCCGGCATGATGCTGGCCGGCGCGATGACCGCGCCCCTGGTGGAACTGGCCGCGGGCACGAAAGCGGTCGCCGAAGGCGATTTCCGCCCGGTGCGGGAGTTTCGAGGCAACGACGAGCTCAACCTGCTGCCGCAGTCGTTCAACGCGATGACGCGCCAACTGGAAGAGGCCCGCAACGCCGTCGAAACCCGCTCGCGGCAACTCGAAGCAGCACGCGCCTACCTGGAGCGGCTGCTCGCCAACCTCTCGGCCGGCGTGATCGTCCTGGACCAGGACTTCGCCATCGTCACCGCCAACTACGGCGCGGCGCGGATTCTCGGTACCTCGCTGGCGTCCCGCGTCGGCCGGTCCCTGCACGACGAAATGCCCCAGCTTGCGAAGGATGTTTCCCGCGCGTTCCACGATCAGGCGCTGGCCGCGACACCGAAAGATTCCTGGCAGCAGCAGATGCACGTGCCGCGCGTCGGTGGAGACATCGGCGCGGAGCCGCTGGCCCTGCTGGCGCGCGGATCGCGGCTGCCGCTGGAGGATGGACTCGGATACGTCGTGGTGTTCGACGACATCACCCAGGTCATCTCGGCGCAGCGCGCGGTCGCCTGGGGCGAGGTGGCGCGGCGGCTCGCGCACGAGATCAAGAATCCCCTGACGCCGATCCAACTCGCCGCCGAACGGCTGCGCATGAAGCTCGCGCCGGTGCTGCCGCAAGAACACTGTGCCGTGCTCGATCGCGGCACCACGACGATCGTCAACCAGGTCGCGGCGATGAAACACATGGTCGACGAGTTTCGCGACTACGCCCGCCTGCCCGCGGCCCGCCTCGCCCCCCTGGACCTCAATGCGTTGGTGGAGGAAGTCGGCTCGATGTATGGCGCGGAGACGGCGGCAGAAGCGAAAAACGGCGGCGGCGCCCCCTCGGCGGCCGGCGATGGAGGCAAAGCGATTCCCCGGGTTACACTGCACCTGAATCCCGAGGTGCCGCTCGTCGAGGCCGATGCCGAGCAGTTGCGGCAGGTGATCCACAATCTGATCGGCAACGCCATCGAATCGATCGCTGGCGCCGCCGAGTCGGATCGACTCGGCCGGGAGCGGCCGGGGATGGTCGCCGTGCGCACCGAGGTGGTCCGTGCGACCCCGCCCGGCAGATCGGGGCCGGGGGCGGGCCGGCCCGCGGTCCGCCTTTCCATCGAGGACAACGGCCCCGGCTTCCCGACGAATATACTTCGCCGTGCGTTCGAACCGTACGTCACGACGAAGCCGCACGGAACGGGGTTGGGTTTGGCCTTGGTGAAGAAGATCATTGACGAGCACGGCGGGACGATCGAAATCGTCAACCGGGATCGGGGTGGCGCGGCGGTGACGGTCCTTTTGCATCGGCTTTCAGAGCCTGCAGCGGCGGACGCTGTTTGA
- a CDS encoding excinuclease ABC subunit A, protein MNPIRVRGARSHNLRDVDLDLPRGRLIVITGPSGSGKSSLAFDTLYAEGQRRYVESLSAYARQFLPLMERPDVDSIEGLSPAIAIRQARATGNPRSTVGTVTEIHDHLRLLFARVGQPHCPDHPDIPLAAQSVAQMVDAAMLRPAGTMLHILAPLRGEDGGPIAARIDDLRARGFVRFRVDGTVVDADRVAAVTTAGTVPRLEVVVDRLRANPQARSRLAESLETALKLTGGTALLVEPETGAETLFSSRHACALCGYAAPELEPRLFSFNNPAGACPRCGGLGVVARGSAGADAAQDAAGAALDPCPECGGARLRREARFVFVGEGPQRRAIHEIETMPVIRTRAYFETLTITGPRHAVGARIVGEIAGRVRLLDEIGLGYLTLARSADTLSGGEAQRIHLASQIGAGLAGVLYVLDEPSIGLHPRDNARLIRTLERLRDLGNTVLVVEHDEDTMRAADHLVDMGPGAGALGGTVVAQGTPKAVAANPQSLTGDYLAGRRSIPVPAQRTPAGPQWLRLRGARGNNLRGIDLAVPLGCLVCVTGVSGSGKSTLVLDTLVPALARGGTAGRAAAPYDGLDGTEHVDRVVTVDQAPIGRSPRSNPATYTGIFGAVRDLFAATVTARSRGYDAGRFSFNVPGGRCEECQGEGVITVAMHFLPDMTVPCEVCGGSRYNRETLDVLYKGRNIAEVLDFTVDQALEFFRAVPTLERRLRTLAEVGLGYLRLGQSATTLSGGEAQRVKLSQELSKRDPGRTLYVLDEPTTGLHFHDIAMLLDVLRRLRDQGNTVLAIEHNLDVIKSADWVIDLGPEGGEHGGRILATGTPEAVAAAAESHTAPHLRKVLGLRD, encoded by the coding sequence ATGAACCCGATCCGGGTGCGCGGCGCGCGCAGCCACAACCTGCGCGACGTCGACCTCGATCTGCCGCGCGGCCGCCTGATCGTCATCACGGGCCCCTCCGGATCCGGCAAAAGCTCCCTGGCCTTCGACACACTCTATGCCGAAGGCCAGCGCCGGTACGTCGAGTCGCTGTCGGCGTATGCCCGCCAGTTCCTGCCGCTGATGGAGCGGCCCGATGTCGATTCGATCGAGGGCCTGAGCCCGGCGATCGCGATCCGGCAGGCACGCGCCACCGGCAATCCGCGCTCGACCGTGGGTACGGTGACGGAGATTCACGATCACCTCCGGCTGCTCTTCGCCCGCGTGGGCCAGCCCCATTGCCCCGACCATCCCGACATTCCGCTCGCCGCGCAGAGCGTGGCCCAGATGGTCGATGCGGCCATGCTGCGGCCCGCCGGCACCATGCTGCACATTCTCGCGCCGCTGCGCGGAGAGGACGGCGGACCGATCGCCGCCCGGATCGACGACCTGCGCGCGCGCGGCTTCGTCCGCTTCCGCGTCGACGGCACGGTCGTCGACGCGGATCGCGTGGCTGCGGTGACAACGGCGGGGACGGTGCCGCGGCTCGAGGTCGTCGTCGATCGTCTGCGCGCCAATCCACAAGCGCGATCGCGGCTGGCCGAGTCGCTCGAAACCGCACTCAAGCTGACCGGCGGAACAGCGCTGCTCGTCGAGCCCGAGACCGGTGCCGAAACCCTGTTTTCGAGCCGGCACGCCTGTGCGCTGTGCGGCTATGCCGCGCCCGAACTCGAGCCGCGCCTGTTCTCGTTCAACAATCCGGCAGGCGCCTGCCCTCGCTGCGGCGGGCTCGGCGTGGTGGCGCGCGGCAGTGCCGGTGCTGACGCTGCCCAAGATGCGGCCGGGGCGGCGCTCGATCCCTGCCCGGAGTGCGGCGGCGCCCGCCTGCGCCGCGAGGCGCGCTTCGTGTTCGTCGGGGAGGGGCCGCAACGGCGCGCGATCCACGAAATCGAGACGATGCCGGTGATCCGGACCCGCGCCTACTTCGAAACGCTGACGATCACCGGGCCGCGGCATGCCGTCGGGGCTCGCATCGTCGGCGAAATCGCCGGCCGCGTGCGCCTGCTCGACGAGATCGGCCTGGGGTACCTCACCCTGGCGCGCAGCGCCGACACGCTCTCCGGCGGCGAGGCGCAACGCATCCACCTCGCCTCCCAGATCGGCGCCGGTCTGGCCGGCGTACTGTACGTGCTCGACGAGCCGTCGATCGGCCTGCATCCGCGCGACAACGCCCGCCTGATCCGCACCCTCGAACGCCTGCGTGATCTCGGCAATACGGTGCTCGTGGTCGAACACGACGAAGACACCATGCGCGCCGCGGATCATCTCGTCGACATGGGGCCCGGCGCCGGCGCCCTCGGCGGTACGGTGGTCGCACAGGGCACTCCCAAAGCAGTTGCCGCGAATCCGCAATCGCTCACCGGCGACTACCTTGCCGGCCGCCGTTCGATCCCGGTGCCCGCGCAGCGCACGCCCGCCGGCCCGCAATGGCTGCGCCTGCGCGGCGCACGCGGCAACAACCTGCGCGGCATCGACCTCGCGGTGCCGCTGGGCTGCCTGGTCTGCGTCACCGGCGTATCCGGTTCGGGAAAATCGACCCTCGTCCTCGACACCCTGGTGCCCGCGCTGGCCCGTGGCGGCACCGCCGGGCGCGCAGCCGCGCCCTACGACGGACTGGACGGGACGGAACACGTCGACCGGGTCGTCACCGTGGATCAGGCGCCGATCGGCCGCAGCCCGCGCAGCAACCCCGCCACCTATACCGGGATCTTCGGCGCCGTCCGCGACCTGTTCGCGGCCACGGTCACGGCGCGCAGCCGCGGCTACGATGCCGGGCGGTTTTCGTTCAACGTGCCCGGCGGCCGCTGCGAGGAGTGCCAAGGCGAAGGGGTCATCACCGTGGCGATGCATTTCCTCCCCGACATGACCGTGCCCTGCGAGGTGTGCGGCGGCAGCCGCTACAACCGCGAGACGCTGGACGTCCTGTACAAGGGCCGCAACATCGCCGAGGTGCTCGATTTCACCGTCGACCAGGCGCTGGAATTCTTCCGCGCGGTGCCGACGCTCGAGCGGCGGCTGCGCACGCTGGCGGAGGTCGGGCTGGGCTATCTGCGCCTGGGACAAAGCGCAACCACCCTTTCCGGCGGCGAAGCGCAACGGGTCAAGCTGTCGCAGGAACTGTCGAAGCGCGATCCGGGGCGCACGCTCTACGTCCTCGACGAACCGACGACGGGCCTCCATTTCCACGACATCGCAATGCTGCTGGATGTGCTGCGGCGATTGCGTGACCAGGGCAACACGGTCCTCGCCATCGAACACAACCTCGACGTGATCAAGTCCGCCGACTGGGTGATCGACCTCGGCCCGGAAGGCGGCGAACACGGCGGACGCATCCTCGCGACCGGCACCCCCGAAGCGGTCGCCGCCGCGGCCGAAAGCCACACCGCACCGCATTTGCGGAAGGTGCTGGGCCTGCGGGATTGA
- a CDS encoding DNA protecting protein DprA gives MRFGAVDDGTVRESAPDAVRRWLCGGPGRFVLTRDDADYPPSLLHLNDPPPALFGAGRRDLLRAPAFAIVGSRNATEQGKSNARAFSGHLARVGYCIVSGMARGIDSAAHWGALDAGGGTIAVLGTGIDIVYPPSNRPLAEALVRDGLLIAEFPPGMGVRRDHFPRRNRIIAAIARGVLVAEATLRSGSLITARWAADLGREVFALPGSIHAPMHRGCHRLIRDGAKLVESAQDILEEFHDGGMPNPAVRPARVGPGADRRLAAMGYDPVDLDTLAARLREDPGSLAAALLELELMRKVERLPGNRYQRLA, from the coding sequence GTGCGGTTCGGGGCGGTCGACGACGGGACCGTGCGGGAATCGGCACCCGATGCCGTGCGGCGCTGGCTGTGCGGTGGCCCCGGGCGTTTCGTGCTGACCCGCGACGATGCGGACTACCCGCCGTCCCTGTTGCATCTCAACGATCCGCCGCCCGCGCTCTTCGGCGCCGGTCGCCGCGATCTGCTGCGCGCCCCGGCGTTCGCCATCGTCGGCAGCCGCAATGCCACCGAGCAGGGGAAATCCAACGCGCGTGCGTTTTCCGGTCACCTGGCGCGGGTCGGCTATTGCATCGTCAGCGGCATGGCGCGCGGCATCGACAGCGCTGCCCATTGGGGGGCGCTCGACGCCGGCGGCGGCACGATCGCCGTTCTCGGCACGGGGATCGACATCGTGTATCCGCCGTCGAACCGGCCGCTCGCCGAAGCGCTGGTGCGCGACGGACTGCTGATTGCCGAATTCCCGCCCGGAATGGGGGTCCGCCGCGATCACTTCCCGCGGCGCAACCGCATCATCGCCGCGATTGCCCGCGGCGTCCTGGTGGCCGAGGCGACGCTGCGCTCGGGATCATTGATCACCGCCCGCTGGGCTGCGGATCTCGGCAGGGAGGTGTTCGCGCTGCCCGGTTCGATCCACGCCCCGATGCACCGCGGTTGTCATCGCCTGATCCGCGACGGCGCGAAGCTCGTCGAGTCGGCGCAGGATATCCTCGAGGAATTCCATGACGGGGGTATGCCCAATCCTGCGGTGCGGCCGGCCCGGGTCGGACCGGGTGCCGATCGCCGGCTTGCGGCGATGGGGTATGACCCGGTCGATCTCGACACCCTGGCGGCCCGTCTGCGGGAAGATCCGGGAAGCCTCGCCGCGGCGTTGCTGGAACTCGAGCTGATGCGAAAGGTGGAGCGCCTGCCCGGGAATCGGTACCAGCGGCTGGCATAG